From Scatophagus argus isolate fScaArg1 chromosome 10, fScaArg1.pri, whole genome shotgun sequence, a single genomic window includes:
- the znf503 gene encoding zinc finger protein 503, with amino-acid sequence MITSPSASALKNSDICVAWESSSSRNSSSASINKPFLHSAPPSDPLRQANRLPIKVLKMLTARSGHILHPEYLQPLPSTPVSPIELDAKKSPLALLAQTCSQIGKPDPPPSSKLSSVTPNGSSEKESKSGPLKLSDIGVDDKSSFKPYSKPSDKKDSSSGVSSGEKSGFRVPSATCQPFTPRTGSPHSSTSASPMPSEGKCGDRDEKKESDCNKNGTTDGSGTTSHSRISVSCGGINVEVNQHQETTPGTKVTSSSESPSVTSVSSASVLGSGLVAPVSPYKPGQTVFPLPPAGMTYPGSLAGAYAGYPQHFLPHGGSLVNAQLASSLGCSKAGSSPLAGASPPSIMSASLCRDPYCLSYHCASHLAGAASASCTHDSAAAAAANALKSSYPLMYPTHPIHGVHSSAPSFSGHPLYPYGFMLPNDPLPHVCNWVSANGPCDKRFSTSEELLNHLRTHTAFTGAEKLISGYPGSSSLASAAAAAMACHMHMPPSGTPGSPGTLALRSPHHALGLSSRYHPYSKSPLPTPGAPVPVPAATGPYYSPYALYGQRLTTASALGYQ; translated from the exons ATGATCACGTCGCCCTCGGCGTCTGCCCTGAAAAATAGTGATATTTGTGTAGCCTGGGAAAGCAGCAGTTCTCGGAATAGCAGCTCAGCGAGCATCAACAAGCCTTTTCTCCACTCCGCACCTCCGTCTGATCCACTACGGCAAGCAAACCGACTTCCCATCAAGGTTTTGAAAATGCTTACCGCACGGTCGGGACACATTTTGCACCCGGAGTATCTGCAGCCTTTGCCTTCTACCCCAGTTAGTCCTATAGAG CTAGATGCCAAGAAAAGTCCGTTGGCGCTGCTGGCTCAGACTTGCTCTCAGATCGGCAAACCGGACCCACCACCCTCCTCCAAATTATCCTCTGTAACACCAAATGGATCTAGTGAGAAGGAATCTAAATCTGGTCCTTTGAAATTGAGTGACATCGGTGTGGATGACAAATCCAGCTTCAAACCTTATTCTAAACCTTCAGATAAGAAGGACTCGTCTTCGGGCGTCTCAAGCGGAGAGAAGTCTGGTTTCCGAGTGCCGAGCGCCACCTGCCAGCCGTTTACGCCGCGGACAGGCAGCCCTCACTCCAGCACTTCAGCCTCTCCTATGCCATCAGAGGGGAAATGTGGGGatagagatgaaaagaaagagtcTGATTGTAATAAAAATGGCACTACGGACGGGTCTGGCACCACTAGCCACAGCAGGATAAGCGTGAGTTGTGGTGGAATTAACGTGGAGGTCAACCAACACCAGGAGACGACGCCTGGCACTAAAGTCACCTCCTCTTCGGAGTCCCCGTCTGTAACTTCCGTATCCTCCGCATCCGTTCTCGGGTCAGGACTTGTGGCGCCGGTTTCTCCTTATAAACCAGGACAGACAGTTTTCCCTTTGCCTCCTGCTGGTATGACCTACCCAGGTAGCTTGGCTGGGGCCTATGCTGGTTACCCTCAACACTTCCTGCCCCACGGAGGGAGCTTGGTAAACGCACAGCTGGCTAGTTCACTGGGCTGCAGTAAGGCTGGATCCAGCCCTTTGGCTGGGGCTTCTCCACCGTCCATCATGTCAGCCAGTCTGTGCAGAGACCCTTACTGCCTCAGTTACCATTGTGCCAGTCACTTAGCGGGCGCAGCCAGTGCTTCCTGCACGCACGACTCTGCAGCTGCAGCGGCCGCTAACGCCCTCAAATCCAGCTACCCACTAATGTACCCGACCCATCCCATACATGGCGTTCATTCCTCGGCGCCATCATTTAGCGGACACCCCCTGTACCCATACGGTTTCATGCTCCCCAACGACCCTCTCCCTCATGTTTGTAATTGGGTGTCGGCAAATGGACCGTGCGACAAGCGTTTCTCCACTTCAGAAGAGCTCCTGAAtcacctgaggacacacactgCTTTTACTGGAGCGGAGAAGTTGATATCTGGTTATCCCGGGTCTTCATCACTGGCCAGCGCTGCAGCGGCGGCCATGGCCTGTCATATGCACATGCCACCGTCAGGAACCCCCGGGAGCCCCGGAACTTTGGCTCTAAGGAGCCCACATCACGCGTTAGGACTCAGCAGCCGCTACCATCCCTACTCCAAAAGTCCCCTGCCAACCCCTGGTGCCCCTGTGCCCGTCCCCGCCGCCACCGGCCCTTACTACTCCCCATATGCACTGTATGGCCAGAGACTCACCACAGCATCAGCGCTTGGGTACcagtga